A stretch of Paludisphaera borealis DNA encodes these proteins:
- a CDS encoding DUF1573 domain-containing protein — protein MARRMIWAALAGCVLAGLSTPKAQAANWADSLFAERSHNFGPVPRGAKVKHEFVLNNRLAEPVTILNLRPSCGCTSGKASTSNVGPGESAVVEAQMDTRNFLGHKATILFVTLVTASGREAEVRLNVVSNILADIVLNPGSIDFGAVLKGQGASQTLTIDRINGRDWRFERMVSGSRALTAQLVETKRDPNGSVSYKLEVGVKSDAPAGPLREEIRLLSNDRETPSIPIMVTGWVRGDLTASPSLLTMGEVNSTEGKQGRFVIRASKPFAITQVDGAGDGFSIAPPDAARKTLHMLTVAYKPEEGTTRGDLRRIFRVSTDIPGEPPLDLTATLHVAP, from the coding sequence ATGGCTCGGCGCATGATTTGGGCGGCCCTTGCGGGCTGCGTTCTGGCGGGGCTTTCGACGCCGAAGGCCCAGGCCGCGAACTGGGCGGATTCGCTGTTCGCGGAACGATCGCACAATTTCGGTCCGGTGCCGCGCGGGGCCAAGGTCAAGCACGAGTTCGTGCTGAACAACCGGCTCGCGGAACCGGTGACAATCCTCAACCTCCGCCCCTCGTGCGGCTGCACGAGCGGCAAGGCCAGCACGTCGAACGTCGGCCCCGGCGAGTCGGCGGTCGTCGAAGCTCAGATGGACACCCGCAACTTTCTGGGCCACAAGGCGACGATCCTGTTCGTCACGCTCGTCACCGCGAGCGGCCGGGAGGCCGAGGTCCGACTCAACGTCGTCTCGAACATCCTGGCCGACATCGTCCTCAACCCCGGCTCAATCGATTTCGGCGCGGTCCTCAAGGGCCAGGGGGCCAGCCAGACGTTGACCATCGACCGGATCAACGGCCGCGACTGGCGATTCGAGAGAATGGTCTCCGGCAGCCGGGCGCTGACGGCCCAGCTCGTCGAGACCAAGCGCGACCCGAACGGATCGGTCTCGTACAAGCTGGAAGTCGGCGTCAAGTCCGACGCACCGGCTGGGCCGCTCCGCGAGGAGATCCGCCTGCTGAGCAACGACCGCGAGACCCCGAGCATCCCGATCATGGTCACCGGCTGGGTCCGGGGCGACCTGACGGCCTCGCCGTCGCTCCTCACGATGGGCGAGGTGAACTCGACCGAGGGCAAGCAGGGCCGGTTCGTCATCCGGGCCTCGAAGCCGTTCGCGATCACCCAGGTCGACGGCGCCGGCGACGGCTTCTCCATCGCGCCTCCCGACGCCGCTCGAAAGACTCTGCACATGCTGACCGTCGCCTACAAGCCCGAGGAAGGGACGACCCGAGGCGACCTCCGCCGCATCTTCCGGGTCTCGACCGACATCCCCGGCGAGCCCCCGCTCGACCTGACCGCGACCCTCCACGTCGCGCCCTGA
- a CDS encoding cystathionine beta-synthase, producing MQGSILDYVGRTPLIPLRRLGEGILPTVCVKLESLNPGGSIKDRVAIAMIDEAERQGWLRPGGTIIEATAGNTGVGLAMAGAVKGYRCIFVLPDKMSAEKIRLLTAYGAEIVITPTAVPPDSPDSYNGVADRLAREIPDAWRPNQFANLANPEVHYRTTAPEIWEQTEGKITAFVAGAGTGGTISGVGRFLKEKDPRIKVIGADPEGSVLSGDTPRPWKIEGIGEDFVPRTLNSQVVDEWVRVGDAESFHVARELARKEGLLVGGSSGTAVAAALRYARRLGAGDLIVALCPDTGRNYLSKFFDDAWMAENHLDWEAVPTDTIGDLLRSRGPRRLATVTPDATVWSAVEVMQETGISQLPVVDDGRAVGSIQEVTLARILHDRSDPDKVMVGTVMARPLPQLDVKTHLDEAYRLLLAGNTGVLATADDGAVVDIVTRLDLVQYWNRKRHP from the coding sequence ATGCAGGGGAGTATCCTGGATTACGTCGGGCGAACCCCTCTGATCCCGCTCCGGCGGCTCGGCGAGGGGATCTTGCCCACCGTCTGCGTGAAGCTGGAGTCGCTCAACCCGGGGGGGAGCATCAAGGACCGGGTCGCGATCGCGATGATCGACGAGGCCGAGCGGCAAGGCTGGCTGCGGCCGGGCGGGACGATCATCGAGGCGACCGCCGGCAACACGGGGGTCGGCCTGGCGATGGCCGGCGCGGTCAAGGGCTACCGCTGCATCTTCGTCCTGCCCGACAAGATGAGCGCCGAGAAGATCCGCCTGCTCACGGCCTACGGCGCCGAGATCGTCATCACGCCGACCGCGGTGCCGCCGGATTCGCCCGACAGCTACAACGGCGTCGCCGACCGCCTGGCGCGCGAGATCCCCGACGCCTGGCGTCCCAACCAGTTCGCCAACCTCGCGAATCCGGAGGTCCACTACCGGACCACCGCGCCGGAGATCTGGGAGCAGACCGAGGGGAAGATCACGGCCTTCGTCGCGGGGGCGGGGACGGGGGGGACGATCTCGGGCGTGGGGCGGTTCCTCAAGGAGAAGGACCCCCGGATCAAGGTGATCGGCGCTGATCCCGAGGGCTCGGTCCTCTCGGGCGACACGCCGCGGCCGTGGAAGATCGAGGGGATCGGCGAGGACTTCGTCCCCCGGACGCTCAACAGCCAGGTCGTCGACGAGTGGGTCCGGGTGGGAGACGCCGAGTCGTTCCACGTCGCCCGTGAGCTGGCCCGCAAGGAAGGGCTGCTGGTGGGCGGTTCGAGCGGCACCGCCGTGGCCGCCGCGCTGCGGTACGCCCGCCGCCTGGGCGCCGGCGACCTGATCGTCGCCCTCTGCCCCGACACCGGCCGCAACTACCTGAGCAAGTTCTTCGACGACGCCTGGATGGCCGAGAACCACCTCGACTGGGAAGCCGTCCCGACCGACACGATCGGCGACCTGCTCCGTTCCCGAGGCCCGCGCCGGCTGGCCACGGTGACTCCCGACGCCACGGTCTGGTCGGCCGTCGAGGTCATGCAAGAGACCGGGATCTCGCAGCTTCCGGTCGTCGACGACGGCCGGGCCGTCGGCAGCATCCAGGAGGTCACCTTGGCCCGCATCCTCCACGACCGTTCCGACCCCGACAAGGTCATGGTGGGAACGGTGATGGCCAGGCCCCTGCCCCAGCTCGACGTCAAGACGCACCTCGACGAGGCGTACCGCTTGCTCCTCGCGGGCAACACCGGCGTCCTGGCGACGGCCGACGACGGCGCGGTCGTCGATATCGTCACCCGGCTCGACCTGGTGCAGTACTGGAATCGCAAGCGCCATCCCTGA
- a CDS encoding cystathionine gamma-synthase — protein sequence MSTRTNYSWEFATRAIHTGQGADPATGATVTPIYATSTFTQHAPGEHKGYEYSRSGNPTRTALETCLASLEEAEQALAFASGLAATTAVLSCYRPGDEVVAAADLYGGTYRLLERVFRPMGVVPRYTEDGSPEGFAALMNSKTKLVWIESPTNPLLQILDVEAIAAVAHRHGAILAVDNTFASPYLQQPLKLGADLVVHSTTKYIGGHSDVVGGAVMGSRTLLEPIKFYQNAAGGVPGPFDCWLTLRGVKTLAVRMERHNANAQELASWLTTRPEVEKVYYPGLAGHPGHALASRQMKGFGGMISLHLKGRAGAARRFLTGTRIFSLAESLGGVESLISHPATMTHASIPAEIRAARGVDDGLVRLSVGIEDVRDLRADLQRALESLSA from the coding sequence ATGAGCACCCGAACCAACTACTCGTGGGAATTCGCGACGCGGGCCATCCACACGGGCCAGGGGGCCGACCCCGCCACCGGCGCGACCGTGACGCCGATCTACGCGACCTCGACCTTCACCCAGCACGCGCCCGGCGAGCACAAGGGCTACGAGTATTCGCGGAGCGGCAACCCCACCCGCACCGCCCTCGAAACCTGCCTGGCGTCGCTTGAGGAGGCCGAACAGGCGTTGGCCTTCGCCTCGGGACTGGCCGCGACGACCGCCGTGCTCTCGTGCTACCGTCCGGGCGACGAGGTCGTTGCCGCGGCCGACCTCTATGGCGGCACCTACCGCCTGCTCGAACGCGTCTTCCGCCCCATGGGCGTCGTCCCGCGCTACACTGAGGACGGTTCCCCCGAAGGCTTCGCGGCCCTCATGAACTCAAAAACGAAGCTCGTCTGGATCGAGTCGCCGACCAACCCCCTGCTCCAGATTCTCGACGTCGAGGCGATCGCGGCCGTCGCACATCGCCACGGCGCGATCCTGGCGGTCGACAACACCTTCGCCTCGCCGTACCTTCAGCAGCCGCTGAAGCTCGGCGCCGACCTAGTCGTCCACAGCACGACCAAGTACATCGGCGGCCATTCCGACGTCGTGGGCGGGGCCGTCATGGGGTCGCGTACGCTCCTCGAACCGATCAAATTCTATCAGAACGCGGCCGGCGGCGTCCCCGGCCCGTTCGACTGCTGGCTGACGCTGCGAGGAGTCAAAACCCTCGCCGTCCGCATGGAACGGCACAACGCCAACGCCCAGGAATTGGCCTCGTGGCTGACGACCCGGCCCGAGGTCGAGAAGGTCTATTACCCGGGTCTGGCCGGGCATCCGGGACACGCGCTGGCGAGCCGCCAGATGAAGGGCTTCGGCGGGATGATCAGCCTTCACTTGAAGGGGCGCGCAGGGGCGGCCAGGCGGTTCTTGACCGGCACGCGGATATTCAGCCTGGCCGAGAGCCTGGGCGGCGTGGAGTCGCTGATCTCGCATCCCGCGACGATGACCCACGCGAGCATCCCGGCCGAGATCCGCGCCGCGCGCGGGGTCGACGACGGCCTGGTCCGGCTGAGCGTGGGCATCGAAGACGTTCGCGACCTGAGAGCCGACCTGCAACGCGCCTTGGAATCGCTTTCGGCGTGA
- a CDS encoding TIGR00300 family protein: MMASPEQQATASRSTKTDAKPKGVVDEIEVRGHIVDSLLLPKILDRILQMGGAFEIHECKIGVKRSDPSYARIGVHADTPEALDAIIGDLVEHGASPVHPEDVRAVPADVATAFPENFYSTTNQQTQVRLHGRWIDVENQEMDCGVALDVEAGRAWCVPMIHVTIGLPIVVGHAGIRVLPVERARESSPFGFMGSSVSSEKPKAISLRSVAESIRATRAEGKKVLLVGGPAIVHTGSSEHVAQLIREGWIQTLFAGNALATHDLEQALYGTSLGVSLTHGAAVEHGHEHHLRAINTIRRAGGIARAVASGLVTSGIMYECLNQDVDLVLAGSIRDDGPLPEVITDSIVAQDRMRESVRGVGFALLIATALHSIATGNLLPAWVKVVCVDINPATVTKLADRGTFQTIGMVTDVEPFLRSLAAELSSPVQGESSPS; encoded by the coding sequence ATGATGGCGAGCCCGGAACAGCAAGCGACGGCGTCCCGGTCGACCAAGACCGACGCCAAACCCAAGGGCGTGGTCGACGAAATCGAGGTTCGCGGCCACATCGTCGACTCGCTCCTCTTGCCGAAGATCCTCGATCGCATCCTCCAGATGGGGGGGGCGTTCGAGATCCACGAGTGCAAGATCGGCGTCAAAAGATCCGACCCGAGCTACGCGCGGATCGGTGTTCACGCCGACACGCCCGAGGCGCTCGACGCCATCATCGGCGACCTCGTCGAGCACGGCGCGTCGCCGGTCCACCCCGAGGACGTGCGGGCCGTGCCGGCCGACGTCGCCACGGCCTTTCCCGAGAACTTCTACAGCACGACCAACCAGCAGACGCAGGTTCGGCTCCACGGCCGCTGGATCGACGTCGAGAACCAGGAGATGGATTGCGGCGTCGCCCTCGATGTCGAAGCCGGCCGGGCCTGGTGCGTGCCGATGATCCACGTGACGATCGGCCTGCCGATCGTCGTCGGCCACGCCGGAATCCGCGTCCTGCCCGTCGAGCGCGCCCGCGAATCGTCGCCGTTCGGCTTCATGGGTTCGAGCGTGTCGAGTGAGAAGCCCAAGGCGATCAGCCTGCGAAGCGTGGCCGAATCCATCCGCGCGACCCGGGCCGAGGGCAAGAAGGTCTTGCTCGTGGGAGGTCCGGCGATCGTCCACACCGGGTCGTCGGAGCACGTCGCCCAGCTCATCCGCGAGGGCTGGATTCAGACCCTGTTCGCGGGCAACGCGCTGGCGACCCACGACCTGGAACAGGCCCTCTACGGCACCAGCCTGGGCGTCTCTCTGACCCACGGCGCGGCGGTCGAGCACGGTCACGAACACCACCTGCGGGCCATCAACACGATCCGGAGGGCCGGCGGAATCGCCCGGGCCGTCGCGTCGGGCCTGGTGACTTCGGGGATCATGTACGAGTGCCTCAATCAGGACGTCGACCTCGTGCTGGCCGGCTCGATCCGCGACGACGGCCCGCTCCCCGAGGTGATCACCGATTCGATCGTCGCCCAGGACCGGATGCGCGAGTCGGTCCGGGGCGTCGGCTTCGCGCTCTTGATCGCCACGGCCCTGCACTCGATCGCCACCGGCAACCTGCTGCCGGCCTGGGTGAAGGTGGTCTGCGTCGACATCAACCCCGCGACCGTGACCAAGCTCGCCGACCGCGGCACGTTCCAGACCATCGGCATGGTCACCGACGTCGAGCCCTTCCTCCGCTCGCTGGCCGCCGAGCTGTCGTCGCCCGTCCAGGGGGAGTCGTCGCCGTCATGA
- a CDS encoding dimethylarginine dimethylaminohydrolase family protein, with translation MTDSQKPRILMCPADYFGIEYEINPWMSVQKGTDPERSSAQWKALHQTLVDLGVEIDLMEPVKGLPDLVFTANAGLVYHDLFIPSRFRYKVRQGETPRFEEWARSRGFRIVELPAGENFEGAGDALFCGDALFAGYRFRSDVQSHQWIGERLGVEVLPMELIDPRFYHLDTCFCPLAPGVAVYYPGAFDEYGRSVILDRIPTLIEVRAEEAVFFSCNAVVVGSTVVLNQGAPKLTADLERLGYQTRALDLSEFIKSGGSAKCLTLRIDGEEAANWKSAATPS, from the coding sequence ATGACGGATTCGCAAAAGCCTCGGATTCTGATGTGCCCCGCCGATTACTTCGGGATCGAGTACGAGATCAACCCGTGGATGAGCGTCCAGAAAGGGACCGATCCCGAGCGATCCTCGGCGCAGTGGAAGGCGCTCCATCAAACCCTCGTCGATCTGGGCGTGGAGATCGACCTGATGGAACCGGTCAAGGGCCTGCCTGACCTGGTGTTCACCGCCAACGCCGGGCTCGTCTATCACGACCTCTTCATCCCTTCGCGGTTCCGCTACAAGGTCCGTCAGGGGGAGACGCCGCGGTTCGAAGAATGGGCCCGAAGCCGGGGCTTCCGGATCGTCGAACTGCCGGCCGGCGAGAACTTCGAGGGGGCCGGCGACGCTCTCTTCTGCGGCGACGCCCTGTTCGCGGGCTACCGATTCCGCAGCGACGTCCAGAGCCATCAATGGATCGGCGAACGGCTCGGGGTCGAAGTGCTGCCCATGGAGCTGATCGACCCTCGGTTCTATCATCTCGACACCTGCTTCTGCCCGCTCGCGCCGGGCGTCGCCGTCTATTACCCCGGCGCGTTCGACGAATACGGCCGCTCGGTGATCCTTGACCGCATCCCGACGCTGATCGAAGTCCGCGCCGAGGAAGCCGTCTTTTTCAGTTGCAACGCCGTCGTGGTCGGCTCGACCGTGGTCTTGAATCAGGGCGCGCCCAAGCTAACCGCCGATCTCGAAAGGCTCGGTTACCAGACCCGCGCACTCGACCTGTCGGAGTTCATCAAGTCGGGCGGCAGCGCCAAATGCCTGACGTTGCGGATCGACGGCGAGGAGGCGGCGAACTGGAAGTCGGCCGCCACGCCTTCGTAG
- a CDS encoding serine/threonine-protein kinase, with product MSEREPTSEQPTRTAGRVACSACLRVLEYSGDRPRFCAYCGVPLEKTEDDGSTIPADAPDRTRTYLGAGQTATYASGGSAGQAAQPEEFPERIADYRLVRRLGSGGMGTVFEAIDERQGQKVALKLIARNYVASDEALQRFRQEGKTASAVTHPRCVFVLAVDEDQGRPYLVMELMPGTTLQSLVDQKGALDPTSALVKIFDVIEGLEEFHKLGMIHRDVKPSNCFLDAEGRVKIGDFGLSKSLEGGLDLTRTGAFLGTPLYASPEQIKRDALDQQTDVYSVAATLYFLLTKRPPVKTDDAAEALARIVSEPAPLVRTFAPDVPRALEAVIHKGLERDRARRWRNLQEFHNALLPFVPERLGIGAFGLRIGAQLFDLLLFYLGGWAMFAVGILYFRGRFFETFEFFESWGAAIAWAWRIAWIAYFALAEGLFGASLGKWLAGLRVVRGGVGGGAPPGLGRGIVRILCFYVFIGLGGDVLTELFALDPHAGGGVWYWVGLILVKALGMLALLATMRRRSGFRGPHEWLSGTRVVQVVRGRRSRSLMRRSRIAARKSAQTSRQPLLGEVAQVGPYRVHGAVLSAPQGKVLLGQDSTLDRQVWILLRPPTASPPGPPRRALNRLTRPRWIGGGDQPEGRWDAFTAPSGLPLGELVQTGGLPWADVLSLLTDLAEEVEAARGDGTFPPRLSVEHVWIQDDGRVQIIDPLDWDDAPDREATAEADPHGVDRDERKALVFLRDVARLSLEGGRTSRRFARKDDASEHVDSTPRRIRAAVPERAAVILEQLAGVRPPYSSLAALRADLAAAADRPAEVGAARRMVQLAIQAFLLSPGLLVITALSCPKLRPGVIPWDLQLVVAAPLLWVLWAILMRGGLSFPLAGLSVVGGDGRVANRLTCGLRALLVWAPAVGVFAGSRYLQYRSPDAVMLAWSSWIAGVLLLIVFVMTALWLPSRGPHDRLSGTVVVPI from the coding sequence ATGTCAGAGCGCGAACCGACATCGGAACAGCCGACGCGAACGGCGGGTCGGGTCGCATGCTCCGCCTGCCTGCGCGTGCTCGAATACTCCGGCGACCGCCCCCGTTTCTGCGCCTATTGCGGCGTGCCACTTGAGAAGACCGAGGACGACGGTTCGACGATCCCGGCGGACGCACCGGACCGGACGAGGACGTATCTCGGGGCCGGCCAGACGGCGACGTACGCTTCCGGCGGGTCGGCCGGCCAGGCCGCGCAGCCCGAGGAATTCCCGGAGCGAATCGCCGACTACCGGCTGGTTCGCCGACTGGGATCGGGCGGGATGGGGACCGTCTTTGAGGCGATCGACGAGCGACAGGGGCAGAAGGTCGCCCTGAAGCTGATCGCGCGGAACTACGTCGCGTCGGACGAGGCGCTCCAGCGGTTCCGTCAGGAAGGAAAGACGGCGAGCGCCGTGACGCATCCCCGTTGCGTGTTCGTACTGGCCGTTGATGAAGACCAGGGGCGGCCGTACCTCGTCATGGAGCTGATGCCCGGAACGACCTTGCAATCGCTGGTCGACCAGAAGGGCGCGCTGGATCCGACCTCGGCGCTGGTCAAGATCTTCGACGTGATCGAGGGCCTCGAAGAGTTCCACAAGCTGGGCATGATCCACCGCGACGTGAAGCCGTCGAACTGCTTTCTCGACGCCGAGGGCCGGGTCAAGATCGGCGATTTCGGACTCTCGAAGTCGCTGGAAGGGGGGCTCGATCTGACGCGCACCGGGGCGTTCTTGGGAACGCCGCTGTATGCGTCGCCCGAGCAGATCAAGCGCGACGCGCTCGACCAGCAGACCGACGTCTACTCGGTGGCGGCGACGCTCTACTTCCTGCTCACGAAACGGCCGCCGGTCAAGACGGACGACGCGGCGGAAGCCCTGGCGCGGATCGTCTCGGAACCCGCGCCGCTCGTGAGGACGTTCGCCCCGGACGTCCCCAGGGCGCTCGAAGCGGTGATTCACAAAGGGCTGGAGCGCGATCGCGCGCGACGCTGGCGCAACCTCCAGGAGTTCCACAACGCCCTGCTGCCGTTCGTGCCCGAGAGGCTCGGCATCGGCGCGTTCGGACTGCGGATCGGCGCCCAGTTGTTCGACCTCCTGCTCTTTTATCTGGGCGGCTGGGCGATGTTCGCCGTGGGGATCCTCTATTTCCGAGGGCGGTTCTTCGAGACGTTCGAATTCTTCGAAAGCTGGGGCGCGGCGATCGCCTGGGCCTGGCGGATCGCCTGGATCGCGTATTTCGCCCTCGCCGAGGGGTTGTTCGGCGCCTCGCTCGGAAAATGGCTCGCCGGGCTCCGCGTGGTCCGCGGCGGCGTCGGTGGCGGCGCTCCGCCGGGGCTCGGTCGCGGGATCGTCCGCATCCTCTGTTTTTACGTCTTCATCGGACTCGGCGGCGACGTGCTCACCGAGTTGTTCGCGCTCGATCCTCACGCGGGCGGAGGCGTCTGGTACTGGGTCGGGCTGATCCTGGTCAAGGCGCTCGGCATGCTCGCGCTGCTCGCGACGATGCGCCGCCGTTCCGGGTTTCGAGGGCCCCACGAGTGGCTGAGCGGCACGCGCGTCGTGCAAGTCGTCCGCGGCAGGCGATCGCGCTCGCTCATGCGAAGGAGCCGGATCGCGGCCAGGAAATCGGCGCAGACGTCGCGTCAGCCGTTACTTGGCGAGGTCGCGCAGGTCGGGCCGTACCGGGTCCACGGCGCCGTCCTCTCCGCACCGCAAGGCAAGGTTTTGCTCGGCCAGGATTCGACCCTCGACCGCCAGGTCTGGATCTTGCTCCGTCCCCCGACCGCCTCGCCTCCCGGGCCTCCCCGGCGCGCGCTCAACCGTCTGACGAGGCCGCGATGGATCGGCGGCGGCGATCAGCCGGAAGGCCGATGGGACGCGTTCACCGCCCCTTCGGGATTGCCGCTGGGCGAACTGGTGCAAACGGGCGGCCTGCCCTGGGCCGACGTGCTTTCGCTCCTCACCGATCTGGCCGAAGAGGTGGAAGCCGCGCGCGGCGACGGCACCTTTCCGCCCCGGCTCTCGGTCGAACACGTCTGGATTCAGGACGACGGCCGCGTGCAGATCATCGACCCCCTCGACTGGGACGACGCCCCCGATCGCGAAGCGACTGCCGAGGCCGATCCGCACGGCGTCGACCGGGACGAACGGAAAGCCCTCGTGTTCCTCCGCGACGTGGCGCGGTTGTCGCTGGAAGGGGGCCGGACTTCGCGGCGGTTCGCTCGCAAAGACGATGCGAGCGAGCACGTCGATTCCACCCCGCGACGCATCCGCGCGGCGGTGCCCGAACGAGCCGCCGTGATCCTTGAACAGCTCGCCGGCGTCCGCCCCCCGTACTCCAGCCTCGCCGCGCTCCGCGCCGATCTGGCCGCGGCGGCGGATCGTCCGGCCGAGGTCGGCGCGGCTCGACGCATGGTGCAACTGGCGATCCAGGCCTTCCTCCTGTCGCCAGGCCTCCTGGTGATCACGGCTCTTTCGTGCCCCAAGCTCCGCCCCGGAGTGATCCCCTGGGATCTCCAACTGGTGGTCGCCGCGCCCCTTCTCTGGGTGCTTTGGGCGATACTGATGCGCGGGGGGCTGAGCTTCCCCCTGGCCGGCCTGTCGGTCGTCGGCGGCGACGGCCGCGTCGCGAACCGGCTGACGTGCGGCCTTCGCGCGCTGCTGGTCTGGGCGCCGGCCGTCGGCGTCTTCGCCGGTTCGCGTTACCTTCAGTACCGGTCGCCCGACGCCGTCATGCTGGCGTGGTCGTCGTGGATCGCCGGCGTCTTGCTGCTCATCGTCTTCGTCATGACGGCCCTCTGGCTGCCGAGCCGAGGCCCTCACGACCGCCTCAGCGGAACCGTCGTCGTGCCGATCTGA
- a CDS encoding SGNH/GDSL hydrolase family protein: MANTSITREEVSRSSPTLRFYALLTLVLTPLILAVILGYFWIVDRTPVWVYWKIGLIVLIGIDLASALAIASAVGFLAILAIRLLFRGLGDFRRREAAARGALLCFSTVCCALLAESVAALWLACEDRTTVVPTGGLRASSGQNEPKPPGSLESVELPTAFPDDLNDGSILVSVVGESSAAGIPYDRWLSVGSLVAWRLGQEIPGKNFIYHVVAQSGSTLERQYAELGKQTRRPDVLIIYCGHNEFGSRIEPSRDLNYYADALVPNTWEAAFEWATSWSFFHLLVQRNIAKCRIAIPPPANGYRAAVDTPAYTEAEYARLLDDFRRRLDAMTAYARRLGAIPVLIAPSANDSGFEPNRSFLPATTTKAERRAFESDLDAARRLEETDRDAAIDRYRELVARQPGFAATHFRLARLLEAKGEWAEAYEHDVRARDADGYPMRCLTPFQEVYRETAARHDCIYIDGQDYLHKVAARGLLDDGLFHDGMHPSLRGQIALAQAVLRGLHARRAFGWAADAPTPTVDPVECVRRFGLDPGVWRYLCLWGIMFYDRTSPATYDPTRRAGKRKEFIAAADKIEAGSPPESVGLPNIGVCEPVPIVPYGNPFSSMPAASP; the protein is encoded by the coding sequence ATGGCGAACACGTCGATCACGCGCGAGGAGGTCAGCCGGAGTTCGCCGACGCTTCGCTTCTACGCCCTGCTGACGCTTGTGTTGACGCCTCTGATCCTGGCCGTAATCCTCGGTTACTTCTGGATCGTCGACCGCACGCCGGTCTGGGTTTACTGGAAGATCGGGCTGATCGTGTTGATCGGGATCGATCTGGCCTCCGCGCTGGCGATCGCCTCGGCGGTCGGCTTCCTCGCGATTCTGGCGATCCGGCTGTTGTTTCGAGGCCTGGGCGATTTTCGGCGACGGGAGGCGGCGGCCCGCGGCGCGTTGCTTTGTTTTTCGACCGTCTGCTGCGCGCTCCTGGCCGAGTCGGTCGCCGCCCTTTGGCTGGCTTGCGAGGATCGCACGACGGTGGTTCCCACCGGGGGGCTTCGGGCGTCGAGCGGTCAGAATGAGCCGAAGCCGCCGGGTTCGCTCGAAAGCGTCGAGCTTCCCACGGCGTTTCCGGACGATCTCAACGATGGTTCGATCTTGGTGTCCGTGGTCGGCGAGTCGAGCGCGGCGGGGATTCCCTACGATCGCTGGCTGTCGGTCGGCAGTCTCGTCGCGTGGCGGCTGGGGCAAGAGATTCCGGGGAAGAACTTCATCTACCACGTCGTCGCCCAATCCGGATCCACCCTGGAACGGCAGTACGCGGAGTTGGGAAAGCAGACGCGTCGGCCGGACGTCCTGATCATCTATTGCGGACACAACGAATTCGGGTCGCGCATCGAGCCCTCGCGCGACTTGAACTACTACGCCGACGCTCTTGTCCCCAACACATGGGAAGCCGCCTTCGAATGGGCGACGTCCTGGTCGTTCTTCCATCTCCTGGTCCAGCGGAACATCGCCAAGTGTCGGATCGCGATCCCGCCGCCGGCGAACGGATACCGCGCGGCCGTCGATACGCCGGCGTACACCGAGGCCGAGTACGCGCGGCTGCTGGACGACTTCCGGCGTCGGCTCGACGCCATGACCGCGTACGCCAGGCGGCTGGGCGCGATCCCCGTCTTGATCGCGCCTTCCGCGAACGACTCCGGTTTCGAGCCCAATCGTTCCTTCCTGCCCGCGACGACGACCAAGGCCGAGCGTCGGGCGTTCGAGAGCGACCTCGACGCCGCGCGCCGGCTTGAAGAGACCGATCGCGATGCCGCGATCGACCGCTACCGCGAACTCGTGGCGCGACAGCCGGGCTTCGCGGCGACCCATTTTCGACTGGCTCGGCTGCTGGAGGCGAAGGGCGAGTGGGCCGAGGCGTACGAGCACGACGTCCGGGCTCGCGACGCCGACGGCTACCCGATGCGCTGTCTGACGCCGTTCCAGGAGGTCTACCGAGAGACGGCCGCCCGCCACGATTGTATTTATATCGACGGTCAAGACTATCTTCACAAGGTCGCCGCCCGCGGACTGCTCGACGACGGGCTGTTTCACGATGGAATGCACCCGTCGTTGCGAGGTCAGATCGCGCTGGCCCAGGCGGTGCTGCGCGGCCTGCACGCCCGCCGCGCGTTCGGCTGGGCGGCGGACGCGCCCACGCCGACGGTCGACCCGGTCGAATGCGTCCGTCGCTTCGGGCTCGATCCGGGGGTGTGGCGCTATCTCTGCCTGTGGGGCATCATGTTCTACGACCGCACGTCGCCGGCGACCTACGACCCCACCCGCCGCGCCGGCAAGCGGAAAGAGTTCATCGCCGCCGCCGACAAGATCGAGGCCGGCTCCCCCCCTGAGTCGGTCGGCCTGCCGAACATCGGCGTGTGCGAGCCGGTTCCGATCGTGCCGTACGGAAACCCGTTCTCGTCGATGCCCGCCGCATCGCCCTGA